In Corylus avellana chromosome ca2, CavTom2PMs-1.0, the following proteins share a genomic window:
- the LOC132171024 gene encoding cyclin-P3-1, with protein MGTLAHDAQNVDSDICLSLGLTELRKGVPAIPRVLSLLSSLLERSVQKNEILLEATQIKDVVTIFHGLRAPTLSIRQYIDRIFKYSGCSPSCFVVAHIYVDRFLQSTEVHLTSLNVHRLLITSLMLAAKFIDDAFFNNAYYAKVGGVSTAELNKLEMKFLFSIDFRLQVTIETFGRYCLQLEKETAEGLQIERPFKACGIKENWSNKDDSSCAPTVAQ; from the exons ATGGGAACTTTGGCACATGATGCTCAGAATGTGGACTCAGATATTTGCCTTTCATTGGGGCTTACAGAACTGAGAAAAGGCGTTCCTGCAATTCCACGGGTTTTATCACTTCTCTCCTCACTTCTTGAGAGATCTGTTCAAAAAAATGAGATTCTGTTGGAGGCAACACAAATTAAAGATGTTGTCACAATATTCCATGGTTTGAGAGCTCCCACTCTGAGCATTCGGCAGTATATTGATCGGATCTTCAAGTACTCTGGCTGCAGCCCTTCCTGCTTTGTTGTCGCACACATATACGTGGATAGATTCCTTCAAAGTACAGAGGTTCATTTAACTTCTCTAAATGTTCACCGGCTTCTGATAACAAGTCTAATGCTTGCTGCAAAATTTATTGATGACGC ATTCTTCAACAATGCATATTATGCCAAAGTGGGAGGAGTAAGCACAGCAGAGTTGAACAAGTTGGAGATGAAGTTTTTGTTTAGTATAGATTTCAGACTTCAAGTAACTATAGAGACATTCGGAAGATATTGTTTACAATTGGAAAAGGAAACTGCAGAAGGTCTCCAGATTGAACGGCCTTTTAAAGCCTGTGGAATTAAAGAGAATTGGTCAAACAAAGACGATTCGAGTTGTGCTCCCACAGTCGCACAATGA